A window from Mangifera indica cultivar Alphonso chromosome 2, CATAS_Mindica_2.1, whole genome shotgun sequence encodes these proteins:
- the LOC123208390 gene encoding phytochrome A1, whose amino-acid sequence MSSSRPSQSSTNSGRSRHSARIIAQTTVDAKLQADFESSGSSFDYSSTVRVTSSVDEQQPRSDKVTTAYLHHIQKGKLIQPFGCLLALDEKTFKVIAYSENASEMLTMVSHAVPSVGDHAVLGVGTDIRTIFTAPSASALLKALGFGEVSLLNPILVHCKTSGKPFYAIVHRVTGSLIIDFEPVKPYEVPMTAAGALQSYKLAAKAITRLQSLPSGSMERLCDTMVQEVFELTGYDRVMTYKFHDDDHGEVVSEITKPGLEPYLGLHYPATDIPQAARFLFMKNKVRMIVDCRAKHVKVIQDEKLPFDLTLCGSTLRAPHSCHLQYMENMTSIASLVMAVVVNEEGEEGDSPTSVQPQKRKRLWGLVVCHNTTPRFVPFPLRYACEFLAQVFAIHVNKELELENQIVEKNILRTQTLLCDMLMRDAPLGIVTQTPNIMDLVKCDGAALLYKKKIWRLGLTPSDFQIHDIASWLSEYHMDSTGLSTDSLYDAGFPGALALGDVVCGMAAVRISSKDIIFWFRSHTASEIRWGGAKHEPGEKDDGRRMHPRSSFKAFLEVVKTRSLPWKDYEMDAIHSLQLILRNAFKDVEALDIGSKSIHSKLSDLKIEGMKELEAVTSEMVRLIETATVPILAVDVDGLVNGWNTKIAELTGLPVEKAIGKHLLTLVEDTSIDKVKRMLYLALQGQEEHDIEFEIKTYGSKTDTSPPISLVVNACASRDLHENVVGVCFVAQDITGQKTVMDKFTRIEGDYKAIVQNPNPLIPPIFGTDEFGWCSEWNPAMEKISGWKREEVLDKLLLAEVFGTNVALCRLKNQEAFINLGIVLNNAMTGQDPEKVPFGFFGRNGKYVECLLCVSKKLDREGAVTGVFCFLQLASQELQQALHIQRLSEQTAVKRLKRLAYIRRQIRNPLSGIIFSQRMLEGTDLGEEQKQILHTSAQCQRQLNKVLDDSDLDSIIDGYLDLEMVEFTLHEVLVASISQVMIKSTGKGIRIVNETAEGFMTETLYGDSIRLQQVLADFLLVSVRFTPNGDQLTVTANLTKDQLGQSVHLARLELRITHAGGGIPEALLNQMFGTDGDISEEGISLLISRKLVKLMNGDVQYLREEGKSTFIMAVELAAAHKSQT is encoded by the exons ATGTCCTCTTCAAGGCCAAGCCAATCTTCTACCAATTCAGGGAGGTCAAGACATAGTGCTAGGATTATTGCTCAGACTACTGTAGATGCAAAGCTTCAGGCAGACTTTGAATCATCGGGTAGTTCCTTTGACTACTCGAGTACAGTGCGAGTAACCAGTTCAGTTGATGAGCAGCAACCTAGGTCTGATAAAGTAACCACAGCTTATCTTCATCACATACAGAAAGGCAAGCTGATTCAGCCATTTGGGTGCTTGCTAGCCTTGGATGAGAAAACTTTCAAGGTCATAGCATACAGTGAGAATGCCTCTGAAATGTTGACAATGGTTAGTCATGCAGTCCCAAGTGTTGGAGACCATGCAGTTCTTGGAGTTGGAACTGACATAAGGACCATCTTCACTGCCCCCAGTGCCTCCGCATTGCTGAAGGCCCTAGGATTTGGTGAGGTTTCTCTTTTGAATCCCATTTTGGTCCACTGTAAGACCTCTGGGAAGCCCTTTTATGCAATTGTCCACCGAGTAACAGGTAGCTTGATCATTGACTTTGAACCTGTGAAGCCTTATGAAGTTCCCATGACTGCTGCTGGGGCCCTGCAGTCATACAAACTTGCAGCCAAGGCAATTACCCGCTTGCAGTCTTTACCTAGTGGGAGTATGGAGAGGCTTTGTGATACTATGGTTCAGGAGGTGTTTGAACTTACAGGTTATGATAGGGTGATGACTTATAAATTTCATGATGATGACCATGGTGAAGTCGTCTCTGAGATCACAAAGCCTGGTCTGGAGCCATATTTAGGTTTGCACTATCCAGCCACTGATATTCCTCAGGCTGCACGCTTTCTGTTTATGAAGAATAAGGTCCGCATGATCGTTGATTGTCGTGCAAAACATGTCAAGGTGATTCAAGATGAGAAACTTCCCTTTGATCTAACCTTGTGTGGTTCAACCTTAAGAGCTCCTCACAGTTGCCATTTACAATATATGGAAAACATGACTTCTATTGCTTCTCTAGTGATGGCAGTTGTAGTGAATGAGGAGGGGGAAGAGGGTGACAGCCCTACTTCTGTACAACCACAGAAAAGAAAGAGACTTTGGGGTTTAGTAGTCTGTCATAACACAACTCCAAGGTTTGTTCCATTCCCTCTTAGGTATGCCTGTGAGTTTCTGGCTCAGGTATTTGCCATACATGTCAACAAGGAGCTGGAGTTAGAGAACCAAATCGTTGAGAAGAATATCCTGCGTACTCAGACTCTCTTGTGTGATATGCTTATGCGGGATGCTCCCTTGGGTATTGTGACACAGACCCCTAATATTATGGATCTTGTCAAATGTGATGGGGCTGCCCTATTGTACAAGAAAAAGATATGGAGATTGGGACTGACTCCAAGTGACTTCCAGATACATGATATAGCATCATGGCTCTCTGAGTACCATATGGATTCCACGGGTTTGAGTACAGATAGCTTATATGATGCGGGTTTCCCGGGGGCCCTGGCTCTTGGAGATGTAGTCTGTGGAATGGCAGCTGTGAGGATATCTTCCAAGGACATCATTTTCTGGTTCCGGTCACACACTGCTTCAGAGATTCGTTGGGGTGGTGCAAAGCATGAACCAGGTGAGAAGGATGATGGCAGGAGGATGCATCCAAGATCATCGTTCAAGGCTTTCCTTGAAGTTGTCAAAACAAGGAGCTTACCTTGGAAAGACTATGAAATGGATGCAATCCATTCTTTGCAGCTTATATTAAGGAATGCGTTCAAAGATGTTGAAGCTTTGGACATAGGCAGCAAATCAATCCACTCAAAGCTCAGTGACCTCAAAATAGAAGGAATGAAAGAACTTGAAGCAGTTACAAGTGAAATGGTCCGTCTCATTGAAACGGCTACAGTACCAATTTTGGCGGTTGATGTTGATGGGCTGGTTAATGGATGGAATACAAAAATCGCTGAGTTAACTGGTCTTCCCGTTGAAAAAGCAATAGGGAAGCATTTGCTCACACTTGTGGAAGATACTTCAATTGACAAAGTCAAAAGGATGCTATACTTGGCATTGCAGG GTCAAGAGGAGCATGACattgaatttgagattaaaaCATATGGATCTAAGACTGACACCAGTCCCCCCATCAGTTTAGTTGTGAATGCTTGTGCAAGCAGGGACCTCCATGAAAATGTTGTTGGTGTTTGTTTTGTTGCACAGGATATAACTGGTCAGAAAACTGTCATGGACAAATTCACCAGGATTGAAGGTGATTACAAAGCAATTGTACAGAATCCAAACCCATTGATACCACCTATATTTGGTACAGATGAATTTGGATGGTGCTCTGAGTGGAATCCTGCAATGGAAAAGATAAGTGGGTGGAAAAGAGAGGAAGTGCTAGACAAATTACTTTTGGCAGAAGTTTTTGGGACCAACGTGGCATTATGCCGGCTCAAGAACCAAGAGGCTTTTATAAATCTTGGCATTGTTCTGAACAATGCCATGACTGGTCAGGATCCTGAGAAGGTTCCTTTTGGTTTCTTTGGTCGGAATGGAAAGTATGTGGAATGCTTGTTGTGTGTGAGTAAGAAATTGGACAGAGAGGGAGCTGTCACTGGTGTCTTCTGCTTCTTGCAGCTTGCCAGCCAAGAGCTGCAACAGGCACTTCATATCCAGCGATTATCAGAACAAACTGCCGTGAAGAGATTAAAAAGATTAGCTTATATTAGAAGGCAGATACGGAATCCTCTTTCCGGGATCATATTTTCTCAGAGAATGCTGGAGGGAACTGACCTAGGAGaggaacaaaaacaaattttgcatACTAGTGCACAGTGCCAGCGCCAACTCAACAAGGTTCTTGATGACTCAGATCTTGATAGCATCATTGATGG CTACTTGGATCTGGAAATGGTTGAGTTTACTCTGCATGAAGTGTTGGTGGCCTCTATCAGTCAAGTTATGATAAAGAGCACTGGAAAGGGAATCCGAATAGTCAATGAAACAGCAGAAGGGTTCATGACTGAAACATTATATGGAGATAGTATTAGGCTTCAACAGGTCTTAGCTGATTTCTTGTTAGTATCAGTTAGGTTTACCCCAAATGGAGACCAGCTTACTGTTACAGCTAATTTAACCAAGGATCAGTTAGGCCAATCTGTTCATCTTGCACGATTGGAGCTCAG GATAACACATGCGGGCGGGGGCATACCTGAAGCATTGCTGAACCAAATGTTTGGAACTGATGGAGACATATCGGAGGAGGGCATCAGCCTGCTTATTAGCAGAAAGCTGGTAAAGCTTATGAATGGAGATGTGCAGTATCTGAGGGAAGAAGGGAAGTCAACTTTCATCATGGCTGTTGAACTTGCTGCAGCCCACAAATCTCAGACCTAA
- the LOC123201604 gene encoding uncharacterized protein LOC123201604 has protein sequence MSESDKEISRVGGTVDDYDDDDDDQTIGVGGGGDDDGAVLGNDGEEKHGGFGCTQIFRRRIKKVVLFPVSQAKKQLYNRRQRQQNRRVSFSDASANAGEKFGGTSSKVCSFCFMQPQTLDTSDESITSDPNDPKFSNEMLRSLIENNDFYSKECNPHLNFHG, from the coding sequence ATGTCCGAGTCTGATAAAGAAATTTCCAGAGTTGGTGGCACTGTTgatgattatgatgatgatgatgatgatcagaCGATTGGAGTTGGTGGTGGCGGCGACGATGATGGTGCGGTCCTTGGGAATGATGGTGAGGAGAAGCATGGAGGGTTTGGTTGCACTCAAATTTTTAGAAGAAGAATTAAGAAGGTGGTTCTGTTTCCAGTGTCACAGGCGAAGAAGCAACTCTATAACAGAAGGCAAAGACAACAAAACAGAAGGGTTTCATTTTCTGATGCTTCTGCAAATGCTGGTGAGAAATTTGGTGGTACTAGTAGTAAAGTTTGCTCATTTTGTTTTATGCAACCTCAAACTTTGGATACATCTGATGAGTCTATCACAAGTGACCCCAATGATCCTAAGTTCTCTAATGAGATGTTGAGGTCTTTGATTGAGAATAATGATTTCTATTCTAAAGAGTGCAATCCCCACCTGAATTTTCATGGGTGA
- the LOC123199486 gene encoding uncharacterized protein LOC123199486: protein MALVLHNQVQNPLFRSDSYGYMEQSNMMMEKRQLFLRSYQFCRKKSVSERIKTSIIRVKRVMWLKLRSAFKIRKLVWSRLRWSVNYRRRRFVRLVNHNYHHYNSSCSFW from the coding sequence ATGGCCTTGGTGCTGCACAATCAGGTTCAAAACCCACTCTTTAGGAGCGATTCATATGGGTACATGGAGCAGAGCAACATGATGATGGAGAAGCGACAGCTGTTCTTGAGAAGCTACCAGTTTTGCAGAAAGAAGAGTGTGAGTGAGAGAATCAAAACATCTATTATAAGAGTGAAGAGGGTGATGTGGCTGAAGCTAAGATCGGCTTTTAAAATTCGGAAGTTGGTTTGGTCAAGGCTTAGATGGAGCGTAAACTACCGGAGAAGAAGATTTGTTCGTCTTGTAAACCACAACTACCACCATTACAACTCTTCCTGCAGTTTCTGGTAG
- the LOC123208391 gene encoding germin-like protein 5-1 yields the protein MAAALVTLFVLTFAVALSTTAADPDLLQDLCVADLSSTVKVNGFPCKENATVEDFSSDILAKPGSTNNTLGSLVTGANVEKIPGLNTLGVSLSRIDYAPGGLNPPHTHPRATEMVFVLEGELTVGFITTANKLFTKVIKKGETFVFPKGLVHFQKNNGNVPAAVISAFNSQFPGTQSIALTLFTAQPSVPENVLTKAFQIGTKEVEKIKSRLTPK from the exons ATGGCCGCTGCTCTGGTGACTCTCTTTGTCCTCACTTTTGCTGTGGCCTTGTCAACCACTGCTGCAGATCCTGATTTGCTCCAAGATCTTTGCGTCGCCGACCTCAGTTCCA CTGTGAAAGTCAATGGATTCCCCTGCAAGGAAAATGCAACAGTAGAGGATTTCTCCTCAGACATTTTGGCTAAACCAGGAAGCACAAACAATACCTTGGGTTCACTGGTAACGGGTGCCAATGTTGAGAAAATCCCAGGTCTAAACACTCTTGGTGTCTCACTTTCCCGCATTGACTATGCCCCTGGAGGCCTTAACCCACCTCACACTCATCCTCGCGCCACTGAAATGGTTTTTGTCCTGGAGGGTGAGCTAACTGTTGGCTTCATAACAACTGCCAACAAACTGTTCACAAAGGTCATCAAGAAGGGTGAGACTTTTGTGTTCCCAAAAGGGTTGGTACATTTTCAGAAGAACAATGGAAATGTGCCTGCTGCTGTTATTTCCGCATTTAACAGCCAGTTTCCAGGCACTCAATCCATTGCTCTAACATTGTTTACTGCACAACCATCAGTGCCTGAAAATGTCTTGACCAAGGCTTTCCAGATTGGTACCAAAGAAGTTGAGAAGATTAAGTCCAGACTTACTCCCAAGTAG